TGACTCCATGTAGTCAAAATACTACAAATTTCTAATAgtaaatttctaattatttttaaagtattttgtacTTATCAACAATCATGTtttctttactaaaaataacttagATTCGgcttagtttaaaaatataaaatatttagatgttttaaagttttggaCTGGTTTAGCTACTTTTACGGCTGACTGTATTTAATATGTGCCTTTGTTTtcatttctaacaaacatccaagcaCTTTCATGAGTGTTCgcctatataatttaaaaaaaataaaaaaaataaaaatgacatttcaaatatatttgtttacatttcatatttctcTTCCTGAAGCGAAGTATTagcaattttgtaataattattacgCACTGCACTTACCTAAGTCAATAATCGGGCTAGATTTGTCAACACCAGAATTGCAAATCCATTTTATAGCCCTATAAGCACTATCTTCGCCGAACCACACATCACCTGGGTCACCATGTTCGTCAAAGTTAATTATTTCCTTCGTGTAAGCGTTTACCCAGTACTGCCGTGTGCCTAGCTCAGACGAATCTAGCTCTGTGTCTTCcatttttatagaaatgtagaaaaataaattcggaatgttttgttttttatttagtgtttttaGGTTATGTCAGTGTTGCACCAAATACCAATAATCATATGTTAGTCGACTTTGTATCAATTTTATTCCATTTGAAAGCTATAATATTAACGGGTTTTTgggaaatttatatttgataacgtaAATTGTATTTATGAAGTGAAGTGACATTAAATAAACaccaaaaaaaatcatacacaTGCGAAGTTTTTTCTCAAGGGTTAAGTTAGGTAAATACAATTAGTCGATTTAGTAAGCAAATGCACGATGGTCAAATCTCATGTCATTCTGACATTTCGAAAGTAAGCTGTTTATTTCGAAAatgttaaacttatttttataatatttacggcaaataaaaccaaaaattgGAAAATGCTTTATGTTATTGTGAACAAAATTGttaagaataaaacaattacgaTTTGTTTGTTAGgattaattttgatttgtgAGTGACTGAATAAATCTAATTTATAGGCATGTTTTTTGAttcatagttatattatattagaagaTAACCTATTATAATCAGTTATTTCtgcagatttattataaaactttgatTAATCGACTAAAAAAGCTTAAAAATAAGTCCACAAAAATCCTTCTAAATACTAATCACTGTTGACATTTGGAAACCGAACGCGCCCTGTGataacaaaattgatttttttcagatttttatcCAACACAGGTGAAAATGACCGATCAGCCACCGAGATCGTCTtgtatattttgcaatattgtaaataagttaGAAAATACGGAGATATTATACGAAGATGAAGATATTTGCATATTTCGCGACATTAAGCCAGCGAGCAAATTCCATATTTTGACGATACCAAAGAGGCACATAGAGGATGTAAAAAGTTTGACTTCCAGTGATAAACCTTTAGGTgagtttttaaaaaaggaaaaaatatatattttttaaaagtttctaTGATGTAGACCACAGTGTAGACTGTAATTTTGTTTGAGTATTTTGGTGAGAATTTTAAAGTTCCGTCTTTGATTCTCAGgtcatgtaattatttttttttactttgattttAAATCTGAATTAATTTCCGATAAATTTGGCACCAGTAATTTTGAGTGTATTACTATTTTGTCctgttatttattgaaatagtgCCTTTATAGTCTAATGGCAACCTATATCTGCAGATGGACTTTCAATTCCACAAAATATCCTAGTATTTCTAGTGTCCTGCATTGAgaaatttatactattatataaagctgaagagtttgtttgaacacactaatctcaggaactactggttcgaattgaaaaatcctTATAGTGCTGAATAGTTCATTTATCGAGGAATGCTATAgcatataggctatataacatcatagcctataggctatataacatcacgctataaccaataggagtggagcatcaATGGGGAAAATTTACTCactttgagagcttccgttgcattGGATGCAACAAACATGTATAacgggattgtacctctgaaaatgttcttaataattatatgaagTAAAAACTATCTTTGTTGCATCACAGGAGTAGCCTGTGtatgtatatctggttttaaaaaggccgacataattgtaacAACTGGCAAAGGATAATCCCGTGTCAGTCAATAGGTACTCTATAGGTGGATACACTTTGCCATGCATATATAAGAATTTCCTAATTATCAGTTCAAGGTTGTatttcagaataattttgaaaaatcaatgCAAAACCTGGCTATGCGGGTGATatctttttatgtaattaattacttGGGCAATTATCTAAACTACAACACTGAATGAAAAATTTTGTGACAATTTAGTTACATCCAGTTTGAAGTGAAGGATAATTTTGGCTGTTAGGGGTGGCTGATTTCGATACGTAAATGATTTAAGGAAgatctctgtaggaattttaaGGGGGTATGAAGTCTGCCtacactacagcgtggtggactaaggcctaatccctctcagtagtagaggaggcccagcagtgggacagtatataataatacagggctgatattatcattatattattaggaaGACAGTTTGTTCTACTGATATGCCTGTACCCTGCAATTCTCGATTTCACTTGttagcaaaatatttgtcaactttgaacttattattttaattaaatgtcatGGACACGTCGTTATCACCAGTGAGGATAAATAAGCCCTTACCCCCCCCTCCTGAGGCAAGTCTTGTAcactcggtctccacacctGCACGCCAGCACGAGGGGACATTTGTTGCAGCTCTAGacacacagttcagtgtataCCTAATGGTTgtaacacattgaggcctataaaggCTCGTgaacagttcctagccttctccccCTAAGTGGTTTCCTTCTTCTCCCCCACACcgccttcccagctatccccaaactttcctccaggaccctgcagtggCTAAGACGGTGGATTCCAGTATACCATGCGCGAGTTTACCCCGATGTTGACCGTGGGGTttgataccaaaaaaaaaatcctaatctAATTAACCTACTACATTATGTAGCAACCTAGATAAGTAACAGTAGCCACTatggcaattcttgtgcgctctgtCTCCATACCTCACGCCTGCACGGGGAGTctatcgcggccctaggcatacAGTTCAGTGTATACCCCATGGTTGCTATTACACATAGGGGTTTATGAGGCTCGTGGACATTTCCTCTCCTAATCGCTCCGCCCATCCTGTTATTTCCTCTTCATTCCTCCTttcccctatttctcctcttcctctcttcctccagggccccgcAGTCACTAAGCagggggaaccagtataccgttcgcagatTTCCCTCCGTGTTCACTCCGTGTTCActgtactttaaataaaaaggatAAGTAACAGTTGCCAACACCTTAGATTATACTTGTGAGATTATGTAAAAactcaaaagtacccggaaccggcgggaatgcatgaaggTTAATgtaggtggaggaagcgcgagaagtatgccaggatcgtgcaaagtggcaatctatagtctctgcctacctcaaTGGGAttaaggcgtgatactatgtatgtatgtactatcaGCTATTTGTACCATTGTGTTGTTATCATGCAATTCCATCTTATCATTGCAAACGATTtgcaacataattataattgttctcGTAATGTTAATGAAAGATTATGCCTCATAAAGTAGAGTCCGGCACATAAGTACTTTTTactgataggtctctcatatgcgagagtccgcctgggtaggtaccaccgcaatgtctatttctgacaccaagcagtgtgtagtcactgttgtaggtttgaaggacattgtagccagtgtaactactggacaggaaacttaacatctaatgtctcagacgagcgcggTGGAttaccaaatactttgtaattcaaggtgttggtgtttctactgtttatggatcgtatcgcttaccatcaggcgaacggcaagctcgtctcgtcattcaaagcaataaaaagatacctgaataaattgaaaaattgaaAGCCTCTACACACTTTTGTGTTCTTGTCAACATCAATAatcttcttaaaaaataaaaatataagggatttattatacttcacacaaagaaaacaaatcaataaaatctaatgagtattataaataatcacaataatcagtcctgtattatatactgtcccactgctgggcctcctctactgagaaggattaggcctaagtccaccacactgtagtgcgggcagacttcacataccttcaaaattactatggagaacttctcaggtatgtaggtttcttcacgatgttttcaccgttaaagcaagcgataatacaaacataactttagaaaagtcatgtgtgtttgggttttgaacctgtagacattcgtctcggcagtcactTCCaaacacaactaggctatcgcagcttcgACTTAATGAACATGTCTTGTTGCTTTTGTTGCTGACTATACTGTTTTTGGAATATTGATTACTTTTATCTATAAAAggaaattaacattatttattgtgataatgGGTGTTTTTATATTCGACCGCGCAGTTAACAACGAAGGAAACTTAagaatgagatactggaatcccccagTTTAGTgactgcaggggcctggaggaaagttgatAGCTAgcgaggggatagctgggaagtgTGTggaaaggaaccctcttaggatgggagcaGGGGAGCAGGGGAGAAGGTCAGAAAATGTTCGTGatcccttataggcctcaatgtgttacaaccatgaggtatacacttaACTGGGTGCGTAGAGCAACGgtaaatgtccccccgtgcctgcgtgcattcggtgtggagacagaGCGTACAAATAAGACTTTCTGGTGAGGAAGAGAGGGAATAATTGTTGTTGGTGTGTGTCGACACACACATCTTTTATCCCTAAAAAGTAGGCAAAAGACGCAACTTTAGTAGATGTCAGTATAActgtgattaaaaaaaaaatcaaaccctattttttataaacgttttttatctaaggacggagtaatgtgataacaagtctgtttctcagtgcccaacggtactaagaaacagacatagggccgttgtgattggcttaatattgagatacaacaatattagccaatcacaacagccctatgtctacgcactacgaaggctgccatgccgttagcactgaaAAACAGGTTTGTttcacagctttgctccgtctttagataaaaaacgtctatgaatacgggcCAAAAAGTTCTAAGGTTATATAGAGCGGACGTTGGGAAGagttatacaaacattttgcgcttGTGatagttactcaatctaccgcgaaatagcaaacatcaaagtaaaatacttcatattttcttCCATattatttgcatgtttttaatgcccatattagcatattttcaaGCCGACatcaaaaaaggaagaggttctcaatttgactgtatgttttttctgtaaatatgttatttgtattaatcTCTAACGAcgctgacatcttgtcacacggacatttcaaacaagacaacgacttattaccaattactAATAACTTTTGAAGTAAAAATTTGGACCTGATGTTCGGcctataactatactgtttaataatcaaaaacaaacacacacgcatttatcctcgaagacGTATGGCGTATAtattgccatattgggcacaaattacagactacagctcaacaaaaaaaacaaatgtctctttgcccgatccgggattcgaacccaggacctcagagcgctgccgtaccgcgcatgaattacaagtacgccaccgaggctaTTATAATCAGtcatactaataaaatttttgcaaagctatgcttagttaaaacacaattactcgatcagctgtaaggcaagccgccatcttgcttcttaataaggtttgaACTAgtaaccggtgatgtttttgacagttatttaagtaattcgtaatcatctcttaacgctaaaaaaattttataagtaagactaataATGTCGAAATTTTCTTTCTGTGGTAGGCGAGGTATGCCCATTAGTGGtacactataattataataatctggtattatttaagtattttaaaagcgatttcgttaattaaaatctaaatatatatagctcaaaggtgactgactgacatagtgatctatcaacgcacagcccaaaccactggacggatcgggctgaaatttggcatgcaggtagatgttatgacgtaggtaTCCGCTAAGAAagaattttgattaattctaccccaaggggataaaatatgggaggaaagtttgtataaatcttcttagatttttgACTggttgaac
This genomic stretch from Manduca sexta isolate Smith_Timp_Sample1 unplaced genomic scaffold, JHU_Msex_v1.0 HiC_scaffold_63, whole genome shotgun sequence harbors:
- the LOC119193527 gene encoding histidine triad nucleotide-binding protein 3-like isoform X1, with protein sequence MLYVIVNKIVKNKTITICLLGLILIYFYPTQVKMTDQPPRSSCIFCNIVNKLENTEILYEDEDICIFRDIKPASKFHILTIPKRHIEDVKSLTSSDKPLVEKMLSVSKNLLTSNNLTVEDARFGYHWPPFRSVRHLHLHTIAPESEMGLISRMVFKKNSYWFVTPEYVVSRL